The Salvia miltiorrhiza cultivar Shanhuang (shh) chromosome 1, IMPLAD_Smil_shh, whole genome shotgun sequence genome has a window encoding:
- the LOC130986892 gene encoding uncharacterized protein LOC130986892 → MVRVMRKLKRLRSDLRTWNKNVFGNFNEGLASLYADLGALQEDIAVSGYSEESFDNEISIEAKLPWLDNRVVSLGSMTEIATLISIIIWDIIRDDVSMAIRRFFTHGYLPKGLNSSLLILIHKKQDASRVSDYRPIVVSNFFFKIVTKILACRLNIVAADIVHPHKFGFISRGSIHECIRLASEGVNCMEHYLKGRNMAIKVDILKAFYTISWSFILDILSCFGFSTCFCDWIKVIFDFARISVAFNGSLHRYFACSRGVRQGDALSPILFGIAEEVLGRLFSSEADDGFLSRMWFSRTLDFPSYLLYADDVLIFYQASKANAIMIESILEIYDGVSGQLCNREKSSIFFGKGVPVQLRRRIQRALGFRPASLPFIYLGVPIFAGRASAHHLSGLRDRILSTFSRWKGMQLSMAGRICLVSSVVHSSAIHSMMVYHWPARLLRELDTTCRNFIWTGSIRSVPHNSVAWDKGIWHFTLDFIEAHPHIVFDIISTPFSGLHDSRAWVHEDFGQLTAKAARRFLTPTLLEVNWGSWFGVVSKTGFIGTGVTDSGSLVLSAIDHEGSPQLKGLWKVAFISAIWGLWHMRNRTIFDDISPTVVGIVKMIKIFIRESVDSFQFGLMANTVADLLLLHGLAFEAEFFRLVVALERALFFGWSHIWIETDSTFIVELVNSRAHKVLGSLKLVGYA, encoded by the exons ATGGTGCGTGTGATGAGGAAGCTCAAGAGACTTCGTTCCGATCTTCGGACTTGGAATAAAAATGTTTTTGGTAACTTTAATGAGGGTCTTGCCTCTCTTTATGCTGATCTTGGGGCCCTTCAGGAAGACATTGCGGTTTCGGGCTATTCTGAGGAGAGTTTTGACAATGAGATTTCGATCGAGGCCAAGCTTCCTTGGCTCGACAACAGAGTTGTGTCTCTTGGCTCAATGACAGAGATCGCAACACTCATTTCTATCATAATATG GGATATCATCCGTGATGACGTTTCTATGGCGATCCGTAGATTTTTTACTCATGGGTATCTTCCGAAGGGCCTTAATTCGAGCCTGCTGATCTTGATCCATAAGAAGCAAGATGCTTCTAGGGTTTCAGACTATCGGCCTATTGTGGTTAGTAACTTCTTTTTTAAGATTGTTACTAAAATTTTGGCGTGTCGGCTTAATATTGTGGCTGCTGATATTGTTCATCCGCACAAATTTGGGTTTATCTCCAGGGGATCTATTCACGAGTGCATTCGGCTTGCCTCTGAGGGGGTTAACTGCATGGAACATTATCTCAAAGGACGTAACATGGCCATTAAAGTTGACATTCTGAAAGCTTTTTATACGATTAGCTGGTCTTTTATTTTGGATATcttatcttgttttggtttttcGACCTGCTTCTGTGATTGGATCAAAGTGATTTTCGACTTTGCCCGTATTTCTGTCGCTTTCAATGGCTCTCTCCACAGGTATTTTGCTTGCTCTAGAGGTGTCCGTCAGGGTGATGCTTtatctcctattttatttggCATCGCGGAGGAGGTTCTTGGCCGGCTATTTTCCTCTGAAGCGGACGATGGTTTTCTCTCTCGGATGTGGTTTTCCCGGACTCTGGACTTTCCCTCATATCTGCTCTATGCGGATGACGTGCTCATTTTCTACCAAGCTTCTAAAGCCAATGCTATCATGATTGAGTCCATCCTGGAGATATACGATGGAGTTTCTGGGCAGCTTTGTAATCGAGAGAAGTCTTCCATCTTTTTTGGCAAGGGCGTTCCTGTTCAGCTTAGACGTCGCATCCAAAGAGCTCTTGGCTTTCGCCCTGCCTCCCTTCCTTTTATTTATCTAGGGGTTCCTATTTTCGCCGGTCGTGCCTCGGCTCATCACCTCTCTGGCCTTAGAGATCGTATTCTCTCCACGTTCTCTCGTTGGAAAGGCATGCAGCTTTCCATGGCTGGCCGCATTTGCCTGGTCTCCTCGGTGGTTCATAGTTCTGCTATTCACAGTATGATGGTCTATCATTGGCCGGCTCGTCTTCTTCGAGAGCTTGACACGACTTGTCGGAATTTCATTTGGACTGGGAGTATTAGGTCTGTTCCTCATAATTCTGTGGCTTGGGACAAA GGTATCTGGCACTTCACGTTGGATTTTATCGAGGCTCATCCTCACATTGTCTTTGATATCATCTCCACTCCCTTTTCTGGCTTGCATGATTCTCGTGCCTGGGTTCATGAGGATTTCGGCCAGCTCACGGCTAAGGCGGCCCGTAGATTTCTCACTCCCACTTTACTGGAGGTGAATTGGGGTTCCTG GTTTGGCGTCGTATCAAAGACTGGTTTCATTGGGACTGGGGTTACTGACTCTGGAAGCCTCGTTTTGTCAGCCATTGATCACGAGGGAAGCCCTCAGTTAAAAGGTCTTTGGAAAGTCGCTTTCATCTCTGCAATTTGGGGGCTCTGGCATATGCGTAATCGCACGATTTTTGACGATATTAGTCCAACGGTGGTCGGCATTGTCAAGATGATCAAGATCTTCATTCGGGAGTCGGTTGACTCTTTTCAGTTCGGTCTAATGGCCAATACGGTTGCAGATCTTCTTCTTCTGCATGGTCTAG CTTTTGAGGCAGAGTTTTTTAGGTTGGTCGTGGCTCTTGAAAGAGCTTTGTTTTTTGGCTGGTCACATATCTGGATTGAAACTGATTCCACTTTCATTGTTGAGCTTGTTAATAGCAGGGCTCATAAAGTCCTTGGAAGTTTAAAGCTCGTTGGCTACGCTTGA
- the LOC131006763 gene encoding uncharacterized protein LOC131006763 isoform X1: MKNTRMAQLERRKKLSESSPKSPKSQTSPTFDQLLRVEEAYWSSNVSPGGRACHDHEVCPSHCTSGDNKKSVLSKVKDTAKKLRHSISGRRKNGIEFHDHDHDHNYHHSHVHNYQHSHDHNRGLSHGHGHSHSQSHSHDHDHITPSWGATVEDDYDHEQDYDPEYLGAPMYESEAAPDCLKETARQHPRAEPVVSASHRAPNMNYEAALQRNDKPVTPNTGVITNATHAVAEKLAPACAAVSDAAHNTTQTIANKLAPACATVSDATHKVNTNMITNTTHAVADKLAPACAAVSDATHNINTNVITNTTHAVAEKLAPACAAVSDATHNINTNMITNTTHAVADKLAPACTAVSDATHQIASKIAGIAVTSPETQPIQGAKAKLMSEDAGNLKAQLIVSENAGTLKQYATGSPQTYDKGVSVKEYFLNKLEPGEDERALSQAITEAISPRKSTGETGVVDKVKEAVTSFFRQEEASNSMGKSAGSISDAPASSEVETIAKLNRMASTHADKSATASPSFSALDTSNTPTVVQQKRVTSIHEKPASPSPATPDTSVIPRNAQLNRINSVHVRSTKVFTDSTNNSPLIPVSTNAHEGDLLFYFILILQQFRVNIISYAAVTVLHITLRFSIGKQKILQEFLMNLK, encoded by the exons ATGAAAAACACAAGAATGGCTCAACTTGAGAGGAGAAAGAAATTATCAGAAAGCAGCCCTAAATCGCCTAAATCTCAAACGTCACCCACTTTCGACCAGCTCCTAAGAg TTGAAGAGGCATACTGGTCATCAAATGTGTCGCCCGGCGGTAGAGCATGCCATGATCATGAAGTGTGCCCCAGCCATTGCACTTCCGGCGACAACAAGAAGTCGGTTCTCTCTAAGGTCAAGGACACGGCCAAGAAGCTGAGGCACAGTATCAGCGGCCGCCGCAAGAACGGCATCGAATTCCACGACCACGACCACGACCACAACTACCACCACAGCCACGTCCACAACTACCAACATAGCCACGACCATAACCGCGGCCTGAGCCATGGCCATGGACATAGCCACAGCCAAAGCCACAGCCACGACCACGACCACATTACCCCTTCTTGGGGCGCTACGGTGGAAGATGACTACGATCATGAACAAGACTATGATCCAGAATATCTTGGCGCTCCAA TGTATGAGTCAGAAGCAGCACCAGACTGTCTGAAGGAGACGGCGAGGCAGCACCCGAGGGCGGAGCCTGTCGTGTCCGCGAGTCATAGGGCACCAAACATGAATTACGAAGCAGCATTGCAAAGAAATGATAAACCTGTGACCCCAAACACGGGAGTGATTACAAACGCGACTCACGCTGTAGCTGAAAAACTGGCTCCAGCGTGTGCTGCTGTGTCTGATGCAGCTCACAACACGACTCAAACTATAGCCAACAAGCTGGCTCCAGCCTGTGCCACTGTGTCTGATGCAACTCACAAAGTTAACACCAACATGATCACCAACACTACTCACGCTGTCGCCGACAAACTGGCTCCAGCCTGCGCTGCTGTGTCCGATGCAACCCACAACATTAACACCAACGTGATCACAAACACTACTCATGCTGTCGCTGAAAAACTGGCTCCAGCCTGTGCTGCCGTGTCTGATGCAACCCACAATATTAACACCAACATGATCACAAACACTACTCATGCTGTCGCCGACAAACTGGCTCCGGCCTGCACTGCCGTGTCTGATGCAACCCACCAGATTGCTAGTAAGATTGCTGGCATTGCTGTTACATCTCCGGAAACACAACCGATTCAGGGAGCTAAAGCAAAACTAATGAGTGAGGATGCGGGAAACCTGAAAGCACAGCTAATTGTGAGTGAGAATGCAGGAACCCTGAAGCAATATGCGACCGGCAGTCCTCAAACATACGACAAAGGAGTTTCTGTGAAGGAGTATTTCTTGAACAAGCTGGAGCCTGGAGAAGATGAAAGAGCACTCTCACAGGCTATAACAGAGGCCATCAGTCCCAGGAAAAGCACCGGGGAGACAGGTGTGGTGGATAAGGTAAAAGAGGCCGTCACTTCGTTTTTCAGGCAGGAGGAGGCCTCCAACTCAATGGGAAAATCTGCAGGCTCAATTTCTGATGCCCCTGCTTCTTCAGAAGTAGAAACAATTGCTAAACTGAACCGCATGGCTTCAACCCATGCAGATAAATCTGCAACTGCAAGCCCATCTTTTTCTGCCCTTGACACTTCAAACACTCCAACGGTCGTTCAACAGAAACGTGTTACTTCAATCCATGAAAAACCTGCAAGCCCATCTCCTGCTACTCCTGACACTTCAGTTATTCCAAGGAATGCTCAACTGAACCGCATTAATTCAGTCCATGTTCGTTCTACCAAAGTTTTCACAGACAGTACCAACAACTCGCCCCTTATCCCAGTGTCCACCAATGCTCATGAAGGTGATCTACTGTTTTACTTCATTCTTATACTACAGCAGTTCAGAGTCAATATTATATCATATGCAGCAGTTACGGTACTCCACATAACCTTGAGATTTAGCATAGGGAAACAGAAAATACTTCAAGAATTTCTTATGAATTTAAAGTAG
- the LOC131006763 gene encoding uncharacterized protein LOC131006763 isoform X2: MKNTRMAQLERRKKLSESSPKSPKSQTSPTFDQLLRVEEAYWSSNVSPGGRACHDHEVCPSHCTSGDNKKSVLSKVKDTAKKLRHSISGRRKNGIEFHDHDHDHNYHHSHVHNYQHSHDHNRGLSHGHGHSHSQSHSHDHDHITPSWGATVEDDYDHEQDYDPEYLGAPMYESEAAPDCLKETARQHPRAEPVVSASHRAPNMNYEAALQRNDKPVTPNTGVITNATHAVAEKLAPACAAVSDAAHNTTQTIANKLAPACATVSDATHKVNTNMITNTTHAVADKLAPACAAVSDATHNINTNVITNTTHAVAEKLAPACAAVSDATHNINTNMITNTTHAVADKLAPACTAVSDATHQIASKIAGIAVTSPETQPIQGAKAKLMSEDAGNLKAQLIVSENAGTLKQYATGSPQTYDKGVSVKEYFLNKLEPGEDERALSQAITEAISPRKSTGETGVVDKVKEAVTSFFRQEEASNSMGKSAGSISDAPASSEVETIAKLNRMASTHADKSATASPSFSALDTSNTPTVVQQKRVTSIHEKPASPSPATPDTSVIPRNAQLNRINSVHVRSTKVFTDSTNNSPLIPVSTNAHEVYEEENHGKILQAN; the protein is encoded by the exons ATGAAAAACACAAGAATGGCTCAACTTGAGAGGAGAAAGAAATTATCAGAAAGCAGCCCTAAATCGCCTAAATCTCAAACGTCACCCACTTTCGACCAGCTCCTAAGAg TTGAAGAGGCATACTGGTCATCAAATGTGTCGCCCGGCGGTAGAGCATGCCATGATCATGAAGTGTGCCCCAGCCATTGCACTTCCGGCGACAACAAGAAGTCGGTTCTCTCTAAGGTCAAGGACACGGCCAAGAAGCTGAGGCACAGTATCAGCGGCCGCCGCAAGAACGGCATCGAATTCCACGACCACGACCACGACCACAACTACCACCACAGCCACGTCCACAACTACCAACATAGCCACGACCATAACCGCGGCCTGAGCCATGGCCATGGACATAGCCACAGCCAAAGCCACAGCCACGACCACGACCACATTACCCCTTCTTGGGGCGCTACGGTGGAAGATGACTACGATCATGAACAAGACTATGATCCAGAATATCTTGGCGCTCCAA TGTATGAGTCAGAAGCAGCACCAGACTGTCTGAAGGAGACGGCGAGGCAGCACCCGAGGGCGGAGCCTGTCGTGTCCGCGAGTCATAGGGCACCAAACATGAATTACGAAGCAGCATTGCAAAGAAATGATAAACCTGTGACCCCAAACACGGGAGTGATTACAAACGCGACTCACGCTGTAGCTGAAAAACTGGCTCCAGCGTGTGCTGCTGTGTCTGATGCAGCTCACAACACGACTCAAACTATAGCCAACAAGCTGGCTCCAGCCTGTGCCACTGTGTCTGATGCAACTCACAAAGTTAACACCAACATGATCACCAACACTACTCACGCTGTCGCCGACAAACTGGCTCCAGCCTGCGCTGCTGTGTCCGATGCAACCCACAACATTAACACCAACGTGATCACAAACACTACTCATGCTGTCGCTGAAAAACTGGCTCCAGCCTGTGCTGCCGTGTCTGATGCAACCCACAATATTAACACCAACATGATCACAAACACTACTCATGCTGTCGCCGACAAACTGGCTCCGGCCTGCACTGCCGTGTCTGATGCAACCCACCAGATTGCTAGTAAGATTGCTGGCATTGCTGTTACATCTCCGGAAACACAACCGATTCAGGGAGCTAAAGCAAAACTAATGAGTGAGGATGCGGGAAACCTGAAAGCACAGCTAATTGTGAGTGAGAATGCAGGAACCCTGAAGCAATATGCGACCGGCAGTCCTCAAACATACGACAAAGGAGTTTCTGTGAAGGAGTATTTCTTGAACAAGCTGGAGCCTGGAGAAGATGAAAGAGCACTCTCACAGGCTATAACAGAGGCCATCAGTCCCAGGAAAAGCACCGGGGAGACAGGTGTGGTGGATAAGGTAAAAGAGGCCGTCACTTCGTTTTTCAGGCAGGAGGAGGCCTCCAACTCAATGGGAAAATCTGCAGGCTCAATTTCTGATGCCCCTGCTTCTTCAGAAGTAGAAACAATTGCTAAACTGAACCGCATGGCTTCAACCCATGCAGATAAATCTGCAACTGCAAGCCCATCTTTTTCTGCCCTTGACACTTCAAACACTCCAACGGTCGTTCAACAGAAACGTGTTACTTCAATCCATGAAAAACCTGCAAGCCCATCTCCTGCTACTCCTGACACTTCAGTTATTCCAAGGAATGCTCAACTGAACCGCATTAATTCAGTCCATGTTCGTTCTACCAAAGTTTTCACAGACAGTACCAACAACTCGCCCCTTATCCCAGTGTCCACCAATGCTCATGAAG TTTATGAGGAAGAAAACCATGGAAAGATTCTCCAAGCCAACTGA
- the LOC131006764 gene encoding D-xylose-proton symporter-like 3, chloroplastic — MALNCAPPLLNLNLKLWNKHRQAHFCVTKKSNDVSAAISSRNALLPGSHSRSILANDNGFRMHFLRAAARPNLTKVGASSDEAQSLNSETAEQEDFAWSSVLLPFVFPALGGLLFGYDIGATSGAAISLTSPELSGINWFNLSAIQLGLVVSGSLYGALFGSLIVYPLADFLGRNRELIIAALLYLSGGLLTAYSPGLGVLLLGRCLYGLGIGMAMHGAPLYIAETCPSQIRGTLISLKELFIVLGILLGYFVGSFEINAVGGWRYMFGFSAPIALIMGLGMWSLPPSPRWLLLRAVQGKGSLQEYKEKAVLALNKLRGRSTDDKASEKQIEETIVSLKTAYAGQDSEASFLEVFQGPSLKAFIIGGGLVLFQQITGQPSVLYYAGPILQTAGFSAAADATKLSVVVGIFKLLMTGVAVLKVDDLGRRPLLIGGVGGLALSLLLLSAYYKFLGGYPLVAVAALLLYVGCYQISFGPISWLMVSEIFPSRTRGKGISLAVLTNFGSNALVTFAFSPLKELLGAENLFLLFGAIAILALVFVVVYVPETKGLSLEEIESKLSK, encoded by the exons ATGGCTCTAAATTGTGCTCCGCCATTGCTAAACTTGAATCTCAAGCTGTGGAACAAGCACCGACAAGCCCATTTCTGCGTCACCAAGAAATCAAATGACGTAAGTGCCGCTATCAGTAGCAGAAACGCTCTTCTCCCGGGTTCTCACAGCCGCTCAATTTTGGCAAATGATAACGGATTTAGAATGCATTTTTTACGGGCTGCTGCTAGACCCAATTTGACCAAG GTTGGAGCTTCTTCGGATGAAGCTCAATCGTTGAATTCCGAGACTGCGGAGCAGGAGGACTTTGCTTGGTCTTCTGTTTTGTTACC TTTTGTATTCCCTGCTTTGGGGGGTTTGTTATTTGGCTATGACATCGGCGCTACATCTGGAGCTGCTATTTCACTGACG TCACCTGAGCTCAGTGGTATCAACTGGTTCAACCTTTCAGCTATTCAGCTTGGTTTGGTG GTTAGCGGCTCCCTTTATGGTGCTCTTTTTGGTTCGCTCATTGTATATCCCTTGGCTGATTTCCTCG GAAGGAATAGAGAACTTATCATTGCGGCCCTCCTCTATTTGAGTGGTGGTTTGTTGACCGCCTATTCTCCTGGCCTTGGAGTTCTCTTACTAGGCCGATGCCTGTATGGTCTCGGTATTGGGATG GCAATGCATGGGGCGCCTCTTTATATTGCAGAGACCTGTCCATCTCAGATTCGGGGCACGTTAATATCTCTAAAGGAGCTTTTCATAGTTCTTGGGATATTG TTAGGTTACTTTGTTGGTAGTTTCGAAATCAATGCTGTTGGAGGGTGGCGTTACATGTTTGGATTCAGTGCCCCAATCGCATTGATTATGGGGCTAGGAATGTGGAGTCTCCCTCCATCTCCACGATGGTTGCTTCTTAGGGCTGTTCAAGGTAAAGGGTCCTTGCAAGAATACAAGGAAAAAGCTGTGCTTGCATTGAATAAACTGAGAGGCCGATCAACTGATGATAAAGCATCTGAAAAACAAATTGAAGAAACCATTGTTTCCTTGAAAACTGCATATGCCGGTCAGGATTCAGAAGCAAGTTTCCTCGAGGTTTTTCAGGGCCCAAGTCTGAAAGCCTTCATAATTGGTGGAGGATTGGTCCTTTTTCAGCAG ATTACTGGGCAACCAAGTGTTTTGTACTATGCAGGTCCAATTCTTCAG ACTGCTGGATTTTCTGCTGCCGCTGATGCAACAAAACTCTCAGTCGTTGTGGGGATATTTAAG TTGCTCATGACTGGAGTAGCTGTCCTGAAGGTTGATGATCTAGGAAGAAGACCCCTGTTAATAGGAGGGGTTGGTGGGCTT GCTTTGTCTCTGCTGCTGCTTTCTGCCTACTACAAGTTCCTAGGAGGGTATCCTCTTGTCGCTGTAGCTGCATTGCTTCTCTATGTCGGTTGCTATCAG ATATCATTTGGACCTATCAGTTGGCTTATGGTGTCCGAGATCTTCCCTAGTCGGACCAGAGGAAAGGGTATCAGCCTTGCAGTACTTACGAATTTTGGCTCAAACGCTTTAGTAACCTTTGCATTCTCACCATTGAAG GAGTTACTTGGAGCCGAAAATTTGTTTCTTCTATTTGGAGCAATTGCTATCCTCGCGCTTGTGTTTGTTGTAGTCTATGTTCCTGAGACCAAAGGGCTGAGCTTGGAAGAAATTGAATCCAAACTTTCAAAGTGA
- the LOC131006765 gene encoding transcription initiation factor IIA large subunit-like: MGSSATSNVYIHVIEDVISKVRDEFINNGGPGDGVLDELQGLWELKMMQAGAILGPIDRSATQRGAAGGPITPNPVHDLNVPYEGTEEYETPTADLLFPPTPLQTPMQTPLPGTAQTPLPGMAQTPLPGTAQTPLPGNDSSPLYNISTGGTPITPNDYASPNENGGVPEIKGGLGRPSQFMAPPSPWLNQRPRLDVNVAYTEGREEGERGAPHQPSTQEFFLATGKRKRDGPYHPGYIPQQDGASDSLSDESKVNEGGIPQTLDQEGKMSARIPQLDGPTPDPYDDVLSTPNIYNYQGVVSEDYNIVNTPLPNEMLAATPAPVQNDTGDDDDDEPLNEDDDDDELDDVGQGEDLNTTHLVLAQFDKVTRTKSRWKCTLKNGIMHINKKDILLNKANGEFDF, encoded by the exons ATGGGGAGCTCGGCAACCAGTAACGTATACATCCATGTCATTGAAGACGTCATCAGCAAGGTCCGCGACGAGTTCATCAACAATGGCGGCCCGGGCGATGGCGTACTCGATGAGCTCCAAGGA TTATGGGAACTGAAGATGATGCAAGCTGGAGCAATTTTGGGGCCGATAGACAGGTCAGCCACGCAAAGGGGGGCCGCTGGTGGTCCTATTACACCTAATCCTGTGCATGACCTCAATGTACCATATGAAGGCACTGAGGAGTATGAAACTCCCACTGCTGATTTACTCTTTCCACCG ACTCCACTGCAAACCCCTATGCAGACACCACTGCCTGGAACTGCACAGACGCCACTGCCTGGAATGGCTCAGACGCCATTGCCTGGAACTGCTCAGACTCCTCTTCCTGGAAATGATAGCAGCCCGTTATATAATATTTCCACTGGTGGTACGCCAATCACCCCTAATGATTATGCATCGCCAAATGAAAATGGTGGTGTTCCTGAGATCAAAGGTGGACTAGGAAGACCTAGCCAATTCATG GCTCCACCATCTCCTTGGTTAAATCAAAGACCTCGTCTTGATGTGAATGTCG CTTACACTGAAGGTCGGGAAGAGGGTGAGAGGGGAGCGCCTCATCAGCCATCAACTCAG GAATTCTTCTTGGCTACTGGAAAGCGAAAACGTGATGGTCCGTATCATCCGGGATACATTCCGCAACAAGATGGAGCGTCAGATAGTCTGTCAGATGAATCAAAG GTGAATGAAGGGGGTATTCCCCAAACGCTCGATCAAGAGGGGAAAATGTCTGCTAGGATTCCTCAGTTGGATGGCCCTACACCAGATCCATATGATGATGTGCTTTCTACACCCAAT ATATACAATTATCAAGGAGTTGTCAGTGAAGACTACAACATAGTGAACACTCCTTTGCCAAATG AGATGCTAGCAGCAACTCCTGCTCCTGTTCAGAATGACACtggagatgatgatgatgatgaacccttaaatgaagatgatgatgatgatgaactGGATGATGTGGGTCAAGGGGAGGATTTAAACACAACACATTTGGTTTTAGCTCAATTTGACAAG GTGACTAGAACCAAGAGCAGGTGGAAATGCACGTTGAAGAATGGGATCATGCACATAAATAAGAAGGATATTCTGTTGAACAAG GCAAATGGGGAATTTGACTTCTGA
- the LOC131006766 gene encoding uncharacterized protein LOC131006766 has protein sequence MNPAPKHHLFCVKWPWNNPSFNNNTPPCTLDTPWLFKSFKNLGVAAFKLINSAANAPLRFNHQETSGSELVQGEAEQRAFAAALATARDATLLEFYSPKCRLCNSLLPFVTEIENRNSDWLNIVMADAENDIWLPELLHYDIKYVPCFVLVDKHGNALAKTGIPNSRLHVVAGVSHLLKMRRPRKN, from the exons ATGAATCCAGCCCCAAAACACCATCTTTTCTGCGTAAAATGGCCGTGGAACAACCCCAGTTTCAACAACAACACTCCTCCCTGCACTCTCGATACTCCTTGGCTTTTCaagtctttcaagaatttgggcGTCGCCGCCTTCAAATTGATCAATTCCGCCGCTAACGCTCCTCTCCGTTTCAACCATCAGGAGACCAGCGGGTCCGAACTAGTGCAAGGAGAGGCGGAGCAAAGGGCATTCGCCGCCGCCCTAGCCACCGCCAGAGACGCCACGCTTCTTGAGTTCTACTCTCCCAAGTGTAGGCTCTGCAATTCTCTGCTCCCATTTGTCACGGAAATCGAGAATCGCAACTCTGATTGGCTCAACATTGTCATGGCTGATGCTGAGAATGATATTTGGCTACCTGAG CTTCTCCATTATGACATTAAGTATGTACCGTGCTTTGTCCTAGTTGATAAACACGGCAATGCTCTCGCAAAAACAGGCATTCCCAATAGTCGACTCCATGTTGTGGCTGGTGTTTCCCATCTGCTCAAAATGAGACGCCCCAGGAAAAATTAG